A section of the Aneurinibacillus migulanus genome encodes:
- a CDS encoding phosphodiester glycosidase family protein, translated as MSVVKIDKKDTLPRRRKRRKKKGKLLGIGILLSIYVGLSTAALVLYGPFEHLRSTVIGAVLTSRHPWYIEYFYSPTALAKYKPVGMDKMSEGDMRTDNFSDVHDDGIEVIPIEEKRYNGSLLVVKDPKRVHVAVTKHINNVGQTVSEMVKDANAVGGINAGGFYDVKGKGTGGIPMGITISRGKYISGDQSVRQPVIGITEQGALIIGKYKYEEIKELGIQDAISFGPQLVKDGRPFLGEDDGSWGIAPRSAIGQRSDGAILLLALSGRGSDGVGATLLDCEKIMLDNGAEFAANLDGGYSSELYYQGDFLVAPSNPLGERYVATSFIVDGVKNSVEH; from the coding sequence ATGTCAGTTGTAAAGATAGATAAGAAGGATACGTTACCGAGAAGAAGAAAACGCCGCAAGAAAAAAGGCAAACTTCTTGGGATCGGAATATTGCTGTCTATTTATGTGGGATTGTCGACCGCCGCACTTGTGTTATACGGGCCGTTCGAGCATCTACGTAGTACGGTTATCGGGGCCGTATTAACCAGCAGGCACCCTTGGTATATCGAATATTTCTATTCGCCTACAGCCCTTGCTAAGTACAAACCGGTAGGCATGGATAAAATGAGCGAAGGAGATATGAGAACGGACAATTTTTCCGATGTGCATGACGATGGGATTGAAGTCATTCCTATAGAAGAAAAGAGATATAACGGCAGTCTGTTAGTAGTAAAAGATCCGAAACGCGTTCATGTCGCTGTGACTAAGCATATTAATAATGTCGGACAAACTGTGAGTGAAATGGTAAAAGACGCAAATGCAGTCGGGGGGATTAACGCTGGAGGTTTTTATGATGTGAAGGGTAAAGGCACAGGCGGTATTCCGATGGGAATTACAATTTCGCGTGGTAAATATATCAGCGGCGATCAATCGGTTCGTCAGCCTGTTATCGGTATTACGGAACAGGGAGCTTTGATTATCGGAAAATATAAGTATGAAGAAATAAAAGAGCTTGGCATCCAGGATGCGATTTCTTTTGGTCCTCAGCTTGTAAAGGATGGGCGGCCGTTCTTGGGAGAGGATGACGGTTCCTGGGGCATTGCACCTCGCTCGGCTATTGGACAGCGGAGCGATGGAGCGATTTTATTGCTGGCATTATCTGGACGAGGAAGCGACGGAGTGGGGGCTACGTTACTGGACTGTGAGAAAATTATGTTGGATAACGGTGCTGAATTTGCCGCAAACCTTGACGGCGGTTATAGTTCCGAACTGTACTATCAAGGCGATTTCCTGGTGGCGCCTTCCAATCCTCTTGGGGAGCGCTATGTAGCCACTAGTTTTATCGTAGACGGAGTGAAGAATAGTGTCGAGCATTAA
- a CDS encoding histidine kinase N-terminal domain-containing protein, translating into MSIMDDMKRFTDFLKQQADVLVREWRENAFVSENDPFRNKVFRNGTKMYEIVIQILDNEGEKETLKRLAYRIAEERIEANINIGEFVYNVNAGRSQIFKRLTLFGMSMEELQPTIDRINECFDLFLYYAVSHYTELKNKMLEEKSVVIDTNHKDRLSILGQMTSSFVHEFRNPLTSIKGFIKLLKTEYPDLKYIDIIDSELEELNFRVSQFLMLSKKEIIGKEKQDFDMEQLINQVLNFLYPSFLNNHIDISKELTCNILFHGYYDEIRQVLINILFNAIEALHVKEKEKKIEISLRKIPGKIVITVSNNGPIIDKEVLQTIFEPFFTTKDLGTGLGLFVCKQIIEKHGGTISIHSNENLTVFSIQLPYHRI; encoded by the coding sequence ATGAGTATAATGGACGATATGAAAAGGTTTACTGATTTCCTGAAACAGCAAGCAGACGTATTAGTAAGAGAGTGGAGAGAGAATGCTTTTGTTTCGGAGAATGATCCTTTCCGGAATAAAGTGTTTCGAAATGGGACAAAAATGTATGAAATCGTTATTCAGATTCTCGATAACGAGGGCGAGAAAGAGACATTGAAGCGTCTTGCATATCGAATTGCGGAGGAGCGGATAGAGGCGAATATTAACATCGGGGAATTCGTTTATAATGTAAACGCTGGACGAAGCCAAATTTTTAAGCGCTTAACGTTATTCGGGATGAGTATGGAAGAGCTACAACCTACCATTGACCGTATTAATGAATGCTTCGATTTATTCTTGTATTATGCGGTCTCTCATTATACCGAATTAAAAAATAAAATGCTTGAGGAAAAGTCAGTTGTGATTGATACGAACCATAAGGATAGACTTTCTATTCTTGGACAGATGACCTCGAGCTTTGTCCATGAATTTCGTAATCCGCTTACTTCTATCAAAGGATTTATTAAGTTATTGAAAACTGAATATCCTGATTTAAAATACATAGACATTATTGATAGCGAATTAGAGGAGCTTAATTTCCGTGTATCCCAATTTTTAATGCTTTCTAAAAAAGAAATTATCGGGAAAGAAAAGCAAGATTTCGATATGGAACAGTTGATTAATCAAGTATTAAATTTTCTGTATCCTAGCTTTCTTAACAACCATATCGATATATCTAAAGAGTTGACGTGTAATATTTTATTTCACGGTTATTACGATGAAATTAGGCAAGTCCTTATCAATATTTTATTTAATGCAATTGAAGCGTTACATGTAAAAGAGAAAGAAAAAAAGATAGAAATTTCATTGCGAAAAATCCCGGGAAAAATTGTTATTACCGTTTCAAATAATGGCCCGATTATTGACAAAGAAGTACTACAGACGATTTTTGAGCCTTTTTTCACCACGAAAGATCTTGGCACTGGGTTAGGATTATTTGTTTGCAAGCAAATAATAGAGAAGCATGGAGGTACGATTTCCATTCACTCGAACGAGAATCTTACTGTCTTTTCTATACAATTACCTTACCATAGGATATGA
- a CDS encoding trans-sulfuration enzyme family protein, which translates to MNMETLLVRAGMEKDNTTGAISTPIYQSATFQHPELGISTGYDYSRTANPTRTALEQAIAALEGGTKGFAFSSGMAAITTVLFLFKPGDHLVVSEDLYGGTYRLLAQVFHELGITASFVDTSCIEKVEAAICPETRALFIETPTNPLMKITDLRRITDLAKARDLLLIVDNTFMTPYLQQPLACGADITLHSATKYLGGHNDTVAGLVAVREEELGERIGLLQNACGAILGPQDSWLILRGIKTLAVRLERQQQNALALAQWLQKHPEVEAVYYPGLPEHPGHHLASEQASGFGAMLSFSVRNSDLVPRILKNIKVITFAESLGGVESLITFPARQTHADIPEEVRAQLGITDRLLRLSVGIENIDDLLIDLEGALRC; encoded by the coding sequence ATGAACATGGAGACATTGCTTGTAAGAGCAGGTATGGAAAAAGATAACACAACGGGGGCGATTAGTACTCCGATTTATCAGAGCGCTACATTTCAACATCCAGAGCTGGGGATAAGTACGGGCTATGATTATTCACGTACTGCCAATCCGACTCGTACAGCATTGGAGCAAGCGATTGCGGCTCTAGAAGGAGGTACTAAAGGGTTCGCCTTTTCTTCGGGAATGGCGGCTATTACCACGGTATTGTTCCTGTTTAAGCCGGGTGATCATCTGGTTGTATCCGAAGACTTATACGGAGGGACCTACCGGCTGCTTGCACAGGTATTTCATGAATTAGGCATTACTGCAAGCTTTGTTGACACGTCCTGTATAGAAAAGGTAGAAGCTGCGATATGTCCAGAGACGCGGGCTTTGTTTATCGAGACACCAACCAATCCGCTTATGAAAATTACCGACCTTAGAAGGATTACTGATCTAGCAAAAGCCCGCGACTTGTTGCTTATTGTTGATAATACATTTATGACACCATATTTGCAGCAGCCGCTCGCATGTGGTGCAGATATTACATTGCATAGTGCGACGAAATATTTAGGCGGACACAATGATACGGTTGCGGGTCTTGTAGCAGTGCGTGAAGAAGAACTAGGCGAGCGCATTGGACTTTTGCAGAATGCGTGCGGAGCGATTCTCGGACCGCAAGATTCCTGGCTTATCCTGCGTGGCATTAAAACGCTTGCGGTAAGACTGGAGAGACAGCAACAAAACGCTCTGGCTCTAGCCCAATGGCTGCAGAAGCATCCTGAAGTGGAAGCTGTATATTATCCGGGACTTCCGGAACATCCCGGCCACCATCTTGCTAGTGAGCAGGCGTCCGGGTTTGGAGCGATGTTATCCTTCTCTGTTCGTAATTCTGATCTCGTGCCCCGTATTTTAAAAAACATAAAAGTTATTACATTTGCGGAAAGTCTCGGAGGGGTGGAAAGTCTTATTACGTTTCCCGCTCGACAAACGCACGCGGATATTCCAGAGGAAGTAAGAGCGCAACTTGGGATTACCGATCGGTTGTTACGATTGTCTGTTGGCATTGAGAATATAGATGATTTACTTATAGATTTAGAGGGGGCGTTACGATGTTAA
- a CDS encoding ATP-binding protein, protein MSNYESLYIQISKQKCANMGLNPYILPQPSAIPVTELKQRQEQYKEILSTINFFAKKMLFFVNRHPVVLLVTDKNATILDMYGDKVIINHVQQIGIDVGIQFNEEEMGTNSINLALEQLHPVKVIGPEHYHGHLNEAACYTVPFTYNTFDNLAGSLTIFTNMENANDVYLGMLLAVVDSVERELVLRRQNQKLFVLNQIMMSTTKNGIILTDNRGTIIDANDSTENITGYKKNEIIGRSIAMLQPIAEYMYNTLQHEQIHEDILVEFVTGTQQQKTICLFDTLPIYDEKNILNGAYCQFRDITDRHNLEKQIIISEKFSAIGKLSAGFAHEIRNPLTSIAGFIHLLKEKTHPDDANNYYFEIIQNELERVKKLVTNFIVVAKPDTPVRKEHDLRKVMMETVELMESHALLCKVNIQCNLSSVPLLLHIDAMQIKQVIMNIIQNSIEALPDGGNITIQIEETGNENVVISIQDNGCGMTKNELDQVMNPFFTTKDDGLGLGLSISYRIIESHKGSLHVFSEKGTGTTFNIILPKTIGKE, encoded by the coding sequence ATGTCTAATTACGAATCCCTCTACATCCAGATATCCAAACAAAAATGTGCAAATATGGGCCTCAACCCGTATATTTTACCTCAACCTTCAGCAATCCCTGTTACAGAACTAAAACAAAGGCAAGAGCAGTATAAAGAAATTCTTTCTACCATTAATTTTTTCGCAAAAAAAATGTTGTTTTTCGTAAACAGACATCCTGTTGTATTGCTTGTTACCGATAAAAATGCAACCATTCTCGATATGTACGGTGACAAAGTAATTATCAATCATGTACAGCAAATAGGGATTGATGTAGGAATCCAATTTAATGAGGAGGAGATGGGCACAAATTCAATCAACCTAGCATTGGAACAATTGCATCCCGTCAAAGTAATCGGCCCGGAACACTATCACGGTCATCTTAATGAAGCTGCATGCTATACCGTTCCTTTTACGTATAATACTTTTGATAATTTAGCCGGCTCCCTAACTATTTTTACAAACATGGAAAATGCTAATGATGTTTATTTAGGAATGCTTCTGGCTGTAGTAGATTCCGTTGAGAGGGAACTCGTTCTGCGCAGACAAAATCAAAAGCTCTTTGTATTGAACCAAATTATGATGAGCACAACCAAAAATGGAATTATCTTGACAGACAATAGGGGAACCATCATCGATGCGAACGATTCGACGGAAAACATAACCGGATATAAAAAGAATGAGATAATAGGACGCTCTATTGCAATGCTTCAGCCTATCGCAGAATATATGTACAATACATTACAACATGAACAAATTCACGAGGATATTCTTGTTGAATTTGTTACAGGTACACAACAACAAAAAACAATTTGTCTTTTTGATACTTTACCTATTTACGATGAAAAAAACATCTTAAACGGGGCATATTGCCAATTCAGAGATATAACTGATAGGCATAATCTTGAGAAGCAAATCATTATCTCTGAAAAATTTTCGGCGATAGGTAAGCTATCCGCTGGCTTTGCACATGAGATACGAAACCCTCTAACCTCTATTGCGGGCTTCATTCACTTATTGAAAGAAAAAACTCACCCGGATGATGCAAACAATTATTACTTTGAAATTATTCAAAATGAGCTGGAACGTGTTAAGAAGCTGGTCACGAATTTTATAGTAGTAGCCAAACCAGATACCCCTGTCAGAAAGGAGCACGACCTCCGAAAAGTAATGATGGAGACTGTCGAATTAATGGAAAGTCATGCTCTTCTATGCAAAGTGAACATTCAATGCAATCTTTCCAGCGTTCCACTTCTCTTGCATATCGATGCTATGCAAATTAAACAAGTCATTATGAATATCATCCAAAATTCAATCGAAGCCCTACCAGACGGTGGCAATATCACCATTCAAATAGAGGAAACAGGTAATGAAAATGTTGTAATCAGTATCCAAGATAATGGCTGCGGAATGACAAAAAATGAATTAGACCAGGTTATGAATCCTTTCTTCACTACAAAAGATGACGGACTCGGACTTGGTTTATCTATTTCATATCGGATTATAGAAAGTCATAAAGGTTCTCTGCACGTTTTTTCCGAAAAAGGAACGGGGACTACTTTTAATATTATTCTTCCTAAAACCATTGGAAAGGAATGA
- a CDS encoding sensor histidine kinase: protein MKYTFVTFCILLLLLAVLSGCTRDGHVLSAAPSAVQGVLDAGKWNFTNQGVLKLRGEWDFYWHRLLAPADLPVNQQQKGTLQLPGTWNGYSASGHTLSGEGYATFVLKVNVNPEEIGTPKALYMPTASTAYTLFIDGKKVASNGVVGKSKADMQPQYLPQVVYFQPQNGTVEIVLQVSNFMHRKGGIWKDILFGDEKQITKKREAKFAFDMFFVSSLFIMGFYHFSLYLFLRMDKSLLYFGFFCIITGIRALLVGEVILVSFFPNFPWDIGLRIEYLAFYLSMPLFILFIYSLYPDEVKEMMVRLAKWTFIIFAIPVLLLPPAIYTWFILAFYLLVGYGIFYMIYVLMKVLLYKRKLALLNVTGGLMYLLMGVNDIFYYLGWVNTGDLTPFGLVFFILIHSVTLAHKFSKAFSTVESMSVELLELNNTLEKRVEERTKTLEYSLQEMAEARAQMSALEERNRIAGEIHDIVGHTLTTTIVQIEAGKRLIARDIPLALEKLELSQDLVRKGLNEIRQSVRMIKEEESGFELLPSVLQLIQETEKHTGARINYELLPLPGLPVSHKKVIYHALQEGLTNGLRHGQSTQFCFMLRPMDNAVFFLLEDNGVGCENIVYGFGLTAMRKRVKELDGTLEITTTKGAGYQLYIRIPF, encoded by the coding sequence ATGAAATATACTTTTGTAACTTTCTGTATCTTGCTTTTACTACTCGCTGTATTGTCGGGGTGCACCCGGGATGGACATGTTCTGTCAGCTGCGCCGTCGGCTGTCCAAGGTGTCTTGGATGCAGGGAAATGGAATTTTACAAACCAGGGTGTATTAAAGTTGCGTGGAGAGTGGGATTTCTATTGGCATCGTTTGCTTGCGCCTGCCGATTTACCTGTAAACCAACAACAGAAGGGCACTCTCCAGTTGCCTGGAACTTGGAACGGCTATTCTGCCAGCGGTCATACGCTGTCGGGGGAAGGGTATGCCACATTTGTTTTGAAAGTAAACGTCAACCCTGAAGAAATAGGGACGCCGAAGGCTCTTTATATGCCTACCGCGTCTACCGCTTACACATTGTTTATTGACGGGAAGAAAGTGGCATCGAATGGAGTCGTCGGTAAAAGCAAAGCGGATATGCAGCCGCAGTATTTGCCCCAGGTAGTTTATTTTCAACCGCAAAACGGAACGGTAGAAATTGTCCTGCAGGTCTCCAACTTCATGCACCGCAAAGGCGGGATATGGAAGGATATTCTGTTCGGAGATGAAAAGCAAATAACCAAAAAAAGAGAGGCAAAATTCGCTTTTGATATGTTCTTTGTTTCTAGCCTATTTATTATGGGATTCTATCATTTTAGCCTCTATTTGTTTTTACGCATGGATAAATCGCTGCTGTATTTCGGTTTTTTCTGTATTATTACAGGCATTCGTGCTCTTCTGGTTGGTGAAGTTATTCTGGTAAGTTTCTTTCCCAACTTTCCATGGGATATTGGTCTTAGAATCGAGTATCTTGCTTTCTACTTAAGCATGCCGCTGTTTATTTTGTTTATTTATTCATTGTATCCTGATGAAGTTAAAGAGATGATGGTCCGTCTGGCAAAATGGACATTCATTATATTTGCGATCCCGGTTCTTTTGCTGCCTCCTGCTATCTATACATGGTTTATTCTGGCCTTTTATTTGCTCGTTGGCTACGGAATTTTCTACATGATTTATGTGCTTATGAAGGTGTTGCTTTATAAAAGAAAGCTTGCTTTGCTTAATGTAACGGGCGGATTAATGTATCTTCTGATGGGTGTAAATGATATTTTCTATTACCTCGGATGGGTGAATACAGGTGATTTGACGCCATTCGGTCTGGTATTTTTTATCCTTATTCATTCCGTTACACTTGCGCATAAGTTTTCAAAGGCTTTCTCGACTGTGGAAAGTATGTCAGTGGAGCTTCTGGAGTTAAATAACACGCTTGAGAAGAGAGTGGAGGAGAGGACGAAGACACTCGAATATTCACTGCAGGAGATGGCGGAGGCGCGTGCCCAGATGTCGGCTCTAGAAGAGAGAAACCGGATTGCAGGAGAAATCCACGATATTGTGGGTCATACGCTTACTACGACCATTGTCCAAATCGAAGCCGGCAAACGATTAATCGCCCGCGATATCCCGTTAGCGTTGGAAAAGTTAGAATTATCGCAGGATTTGGTAAGAAAAGGACTGAATGAAATACGCCAATCTGTTCGCATGATTAAAGAGGAGGAGTCGGGATTTGAGTTGCTACCTTCCGTTCTGCAGCTTATCCAGGAAACAGAAAAGCATACCGGGGCAAGAATAAACTATGAATTGCTACCGTTGCCTGGGTTGCCTGTGTCGCATAAGAAGGTGATCTATCATGCGTTGCAGGAAGGACTAACGAACGGTCTTCGTCATGGGCAAAGCACACAATTCTGCTTTATGCTTCGACCGATGGATAATGCGGTGTTTTTTCTTCTCGAAGATAATGGCGTAGGATGCGAAAATATAGTATATGGCTTTGGTTTGACTGCGATGCGCAAGCGTGTTAAAGAGTTGGATGGTACATTGGAAATCACAACAACAAAGGGAGCGGGCTATCAACTGTATATAAGGATTCCGTTTTGA
- a CDS encoding FAD-dependent oxidoreductase, translating to MAEDNSIKGKMPQFPEPYWRTSVELPSFPKLTANIETDVAIVGGGISGITTAYLLAKEGIRVALIDSSTILNGTTGHTTAKITAQHDIIYNEFINHLGEEKAKLYYEANHQALHFIKNTVSENKIQCEFTEEDAYIYTNSDEYLSKLNDEFAAYQRLGIESEYVDTLPLSLPTKAAIIMKKQAQFHPLAYLTYLVQEIINAGGVIYENTTATDIEEGTPPTIVTRDRHKITCKYAVSCSHFPFYDGLSMYFARMYADRSYVLGIKTEKDYPGGMYLSAENPKRSLRYTSMNGEKLILVGGESHKTGQGICTIKHYEALESFAEETFGIKEIPYRWSAQDLVTLDKVPYVGHITSGHPNILVAAGYRKWGMTNGTAAALLLHDIITETENPYHELYTPSRFNADPSVKNFITQNADVAKHLISGKLEFVSVRPEDLANGEGSVVTVNGKRAGAYKDDEGNLHIVDTTCTHMGCELEWNHGERTWDCPCHGSRFSIHGNVVEGPAEKPLQRIKTE from the coding sequence ATGGCTGAAGATAACTCAATAAAAGGTAAGATGCCTCAGTTTCCAGAACCGTACTGGAGAACCTCCGTAGAGCTCCCATCCTTTCCAAAACTTACTGCTAATATAGAGACCGACGTTGCCATAGTGGGAGGAGGAATCTCGGGGATTACTACCGCTTATCTACTCGCAAAAGAAGGAATACGTGTCGCACTTATAGACTCCAGTACTATCCTCAACGGTACTACCGGGCATACTACTGCAAAAATAACCGCACAGCACGATATCATCTACAATGAATTTATCAATCATTTAGGTGAAGAAAAAGCTAAGCTTTACTATGAAGCGAACCATCAGGCTTTGCATTTCATAAAAAACACAGTGAGTGAAAATAAAATCCAATGCGAATTCACAGAAGAAGATGCTTATATTTATACAAATTCTGATGAATACTTGAGCAAGCTGAATGACGAATTCGCAGCCTATCAGCGGCTCGGGATCGAAAGCGAATATGTGGACACGCTTCCCCTTTCTTTACCAACGAAAGCGGCTATTATCATGAAAAAGCAAGCGCAGTTCCATCCACTCGCTTATTTAACGTATCTTGTGCAGGAGATCATCAATGCAGGCGGCGTCATATACGAAAACACGACAGCTACCGATATCGAAGAAGGAACTCCTCCTACAATCGTTACGAGAGACAGGCATAAAATTACGTGCAAGTATGCGGTGTCCTGTTCCCATTTCCCTTTCTATGATGGACTCAGTATGTATTTTGCGAGGATGTATGCTGACAGATCCTATGTATTGGGAATTAAAACGGAAAAAGACTACCCTGGCGGTATGTATTTAAGTGCTGAAAATCCGAAACGCTCTCTTAGATATACGTCGATGAACGGAGAAAAATTAATATTAGTAGGTGGCGAAAGCCATAAAACCGGACAAGGAATATGCACGATAAAGCACTATGAAGCCCTTGAATCCTTTGCTGAAGAGACGTTCGGCATTAAAGAGATTCCCTACCGTTGGTCTGCGCAGGACCTTGTAACTTTGGACAAGGTCCCTTATGTTGGACATATTACTTCTGGCCATCCGAATATTTTAGTTGCAGCAGGATACAGAAAGTGGGGTATGACCAACGGAACAGCCGCTGCCTTATTACTGCACGATATCATCACCGAAACAGAAAACCCTTATCATGAGCTTTACACACCTTCAAGATTTAATGCCGATCCTAGCGTAAAAAACTTCATCACGCAAAACGCCGATGTGGCAAAGCATTTGATCAGCGGAAAGTTGGAGTTTGTCTCTGTCAGACCTGAAGATTTAGCGAACGGCGAAGGCTCGGTTGTCACTGTTAACGGAAAAAGAGCAGGCGCTTATAAAGATGATGAGGGGAATCTACACATCGTTGATACAACTTGTACCCATATGGGCTGCGAACTTGAATGGAATCATGGCGAAAGAACATGGGATTGCCCTTGCCACGGCTCCAGATTTTCCATACATGGAAATGTTGTAGAAGGACCGGCAGAAAAACCTCTGCAACGAATTAAAACAGAATAA
- a CDS encoding carboxymuconolactone decarboxylase family protein, producing the protein MENERYQKGWEVFKVLTGTDGVAELERIHALCPDLANLIISNGFADIYSRPGLDLKERELVTLSSLITQGATEQLPMHVNAALNIGLTPKEIMEVVLQCTVYVGFPKALSAFAVVMDIFEKRAIHISGTGI; encoded by the coding sequence ATGGAAAACGAACGTTATCAAAAAGGATGGGAAGTTTTTAAGGTGTTGACCGGAACTGATGGTGTTGCAGAGTTGGAGCGTATCCATGCATTGTGCCCGGATTTGGCCAACTTGATTATTTCCAATGGGTTCGCTGATATTTATTCCAGACCTGGCTTAGATTTAAAGGAAAGAGAGCTTGTTACTCTCTCATCCTTAATTACGCAAGGTGCAACCGAGCAATTGCCTATGCATGTGAACGCCGCACTAAATATCGGGCTGACCCCAAAGGAAATCATGGAAGTTGTGCTTCAATGTACCGTTTATGTCGGATTTCCAAAAGCACTGAGTGCGTTTGCGGTTGTGATGGATATATTCGAAAAGCGGGCTATACATATTTCGGGAACAGGTATTTAA
- a CDS encoding aminotransferase class V-fold PLP-dependent enzyme, whose product MYFLQFRKNIVGNEQNFISPYGEKRMIYADWIASGRLYRPIETKICDEFGPFFANTHTESNITSSVMTLAYKQAQKIIKKHVHADEHDVIIMDGSGMTGVVNKLQRMMGLRWPEIAKDKVTIAEENRPIIFITHMEHHSNHLSWLETIGDTIIIEPDEEGRVSIEKLELLLEKYRHRKWKIGSFTACSNVTGIQTPYHRLARKMHEYGGVCFVDFSASAPYVDIDMHPPSPLEKLDGIFFSPHKFLGGPGSSGVLIFDSRLYSNEVPDKPGGGTVLWTNPWGEHQYIHNIEMREDGGTPGILQTIKAALCIKLKEQMGTVNILRREKELMDILMPGLKSVPKLHVLADHIPERLGIVSFFVEEIHYNLIVRLLNDRFGFQVRGGCSCAGTYGHYLFQIDQSASHMIASQISKGDFSGKPGWVRFSVHPTMSNREVYEFITAMHRIIENISEWKKEYIYDCETNDFYYIGYKKRDMDSVFCLD is encoded by the coding sequence ATGTATTTTTTGCAATTCAGAAAAAATATTGTTGGTAATGAGCAGAACTTCATTTCTCCTTACGGAGAAAAACGGATGATTTATGCCGATTGGATTGCAAGTGGGCGTCTGTATCGCCCGATTGAGACAAAAATTTGTGATGAGTTTGGGCCATTTTTTGCTAATACGCATACGGAATCGAATATTACAAGTTCAGTTATGACTCTAGCATATAAACAGGCTCAAAAAATTATAAAAAAGCACGTACATGCCGATGAGCATGATGTTATTATCATGGATGGATCCGGAATGACAGGGGTTGTAAATAAACTGCAACGAATGATGGGATTACGGTGGCCTGAAATAGCAAAAGACAAAGTAACTATCGCCGAAGAAAATCGCCCAATTATTTTCATAACACATATGGAACATCACTCTAATCATCTTTCATGGCTGGAAACCATTGGAGACACTATTATTATAGAGCCGGATGAGGAAGGAAGAGTCAGCATAGAGAAATTAGAGCTGCTTCTCGAGAAATATCGCCATCGAAAATGGAAAATCGGTTCATTTACCGCCTGTTCAAATGTAACAGGCATTCAAACGCCATACCATCGACTGGCCAGGAAGATGCATGAGTATGGAGGGGTTTGTTTTGTTGATTTTTCGGCTTCGGCTCCTTATGTAGATATCGATATGCATCCTCCATCACCTCTTGAAAAACTGGATGGTATTTTCTTTTCTCCTCATAAATTTTTGGGCGGTCCGGGTTCGAGTGGGGTACTTATTTTCGACTCAAGGTTATATTCCAACGAGGTTCCAGATAAACCGGGAGGCGGAACGGTATTGTGGACTAATCCATGGGGAGAGCATCAGTATATTCATAATATAGAAATGAGAGAAGATGGCGGTACGCCAGGAATCCTTCAAACCATTAAAGCCGCTTTATGCATAAAGCTAAAAGAACAAATGGGAACGGTAAATATACTGCGGCGCGAAAAAGAGTTAATGGATATTCTGATGCCTGGACTGAAAAGTGTTCCGAAGCTGCATGTACTGGCTGACCATATTCCAGAGAGGTTGGGAATTGTCTCTTTTTTTGTGGAAGAGATCCATTACAATTTAATCGTTCGGTTATTAAATGATCGGTTTGGTTTTCAAGTGCGTGGAGGATGTTCGTGTGCGGGAACATATGGGCATTATTTGTTTCAAATTGATCAGAGTGCATCTCACATGATCGCATCGCAGATTAGTAAGGGTGATTTCTCTGGTAAACCAGGATGGGTGCGATTCTCTGTTCATCCTACGATGTCCAATCGGGAAGTATATGAATTCATTACCGCGATGCATAGAATTATCGAAAATATTTCCGAATGGAAAAAAGAATATATATATGACTGTGAAACGAACGATTTTTATTATATTGGCTATAAGAAAAGGGATATGGACAGTGTATTTTGCTTGGATTAA